The following are encoded in a window of Risungbinella massiliensis genomic DNA:
- a CDS encoding Nif3-like dinuclear metal center hexameric protein, with product MAIQGNNLIQVMSQVAPPGLAVEKDRIGLQLGDPQALVKKVLVTLDVTEEVVEEAISLGCNWIVAHHAIIFHPLTHIRLDQPQGKLLRKLIQHQIQVFIAHTNLDAAEDGVNDVLADLLGLQNTKVLVPYKEDRYLKLVVFVPESHKENMRKVLGDAGAGYIGKYSHCSFSTLGTGTFMPQMGTNPYIGEVGKWEKVSEVRLETILLESERETIITAMKEAHPYEEVAYDLYPLALSGVPIGFGKVGDLASPISLGEFAQQVKSAYHVKGLRMVGDPTKMVQRVAILGGSGSRHVSDALKAKADVYLTGDIDFHTAQDALAAGISLLDPGHHVEYLAMSELMSQLQKRLPNEVPVYLSSVDTNPFRFV from the coding sequence GTGGCAATTCAAGGAAACAATTTAATTCAGGTGATGTCCCAAGTTGCTCCACCTGGTTTGGCCGTGGAAAAAGATCGTATTGGTTTACAATTAGGGGATCCGCAAGCCCTGGTCAAGAAAGTACTGGTTACATTAGATGTGACGGAAGAGGTAGTGGAGGAAGCAATTTCCCTAGGTTGTAACTGGATTGTAGCTCACCATGCGATCATTTTTCATCCTCTGACCCATATTCGTCTAGATCAGCCACAAGGGAAATTGCTACGAAAATTAATTCAACATCAGATTCAAGTTTTTATTGCACATACCAATCTAGATGCAGCAGAAGATGGAGTAAATGATGTATTAGCAGATTTGTTGGGATTACAAAACACCAAAGTATTGGTTCCATACAAAGAGGATCGTTATCTAAAGTTAGTAGTGTTTGTTCCGGAGAGCCACAAGGAGAACATGAGAAAAGTTCTAGGAGATGCAGGAGCAGGTTATATCGGAAAGTATAGCCACTGTAGCTTTTCCACCTTGGGAACAGGAACCTTTATGCCTCAAATGGGAACTAATCCATATATCGGTGAAGTAGGGAAATGGGAGAAGGTTTCAGAGGTCCGTTTAGAAACGATCCTTCTGGAATCCGAACGAGAAACGATTATCACTGCGATGAAAGAGGCACATCCGTATGAAGAAGTAGCTTATGATCTCTATCCACTCGCTTTGTCCGGTGTTCCTATTGGTTTTGGGAAAGTAGGAGATTTGGCGTCTCCGATCTCCTTAGGCGAATTTGCCCAACAAGTAAAGAGTGCTTATCATGTAAAAGGGCTTCGAATGGTGGGAGATCCAACCAAAATGGTACAAAGAGTGGCTATTCTTGGTGGGTCTGGAAGTCGGCATGTATCAGATGCTCTAAAAGCGAAAGCGGATGTATATCTTACTGGTGATATCGATTTCCATACTGCTCAAGATGCATTAGCTGCTGGGATTAGTTTGCTTGATCCAGGACATCATGTAGAATACTTAGCGATGTCTGAGCTAATGTCTCAATTACAAAAGCGCCTACCAAATGAGGTACCTGTTTACCTTTCTAGTGTAGATACAAACCCTTTTCGATTTGTTTGA
- a CDS encoding M42 family metallopeptidase, which produces MHFLQQLTEARGVPGYEQEVRTLMEEELSKLGAAIQYDGLGSIFGKKPGTASNPRVLVAGHLDEVGFMVSEITKGGYLRFAPLGGWWSQVLLSQRVQIVTERRSYTGVIGSKPPHILTLEERNKVYPIREMYIDVGARSDEQVKEWGIQVGDPVVPICPFEIMPDGDTILAKALDNRMGCYMAVEVLRQLQMTDHPNTIIAGATVQEEVGLRGAQTAPYEVKPDVAFALDVGVAEDGPGQEGSGKAKLGEGPLLTFLDASMIPNIPLRNLVVKTAEENNIPYQTETMLGGGTDAGKFHLYHRGIPSMVVGVAARYIHSHTSMISKRDLENGIRLLVEVIKKLNTETVRQLTHYIG; this is translated from the coding sequence ATGCATTTTCTACAACAACTGACAGAGGCAAGAGGCGTACCAGGTTATGAACAGGAAGTTCGTACTTTGATGGAAGAGGAACTAAGTAAACTAGGTGCTGCAATCCAATATGATGGTCTTGGTAGTATTTTTGGAAAAAAACCAGGAACTGCAAGCAATCCGCGTGTTTTAGTAGCGGGTCATTTGGATGAGGTAGGATTTATGGTGAGTGAGATTACCAAAGGTGGCTATCTCCGTTTTGCACCACTTGGCGGTTGGTGGTCACAGGTTCTCTTGTCCCAACGAGTTCAAATTGTCACAGAGAGACGTTCGTATACAGGTGTCATTGGCTCCAAACCGCCTCATATTTTAACACTAGAAGAGCGAAACAAGGTTTATCCCATTAGAGAGATGTATATTGATGTGGGAGCACGTAGTGATGAACAGGTAAAAGAATGGGGGATTCAGGTAGGAGATCCGGTTGTTCCAATCTGTCCATTTGAGATCATGCCAGACGGAGACACCATTTTAGCCAAAGCACTAGATAACCGAATGGGCTGTTATATGGCAGTTGAAGTGCTTCGTCAACTTCAGATGACGGATCATCCCAATACCATTATTGCGGGGGCAACAGTACAAGAGGAAGTCGGACTGCGTGGTGCTCAAACTGCACCTTACGAAGTGAAACCGGATGTTGCATTTGCACTGGATGTTGGAGTTGCAGAAGATGGTCCAGGTCAAGAAGGATCAGGTAAAGCAAAACTTGGGGAAGGACCTCTCCTCACTTTTTTAGATGCTAGCATGATTCCAAACATACCACTCCGCAACTTGGTGGTCAAAACGGCAGAAGAGAACAATATCCCTTATCAAACAGAGACCATGCTTGGTGGCGGTACCGATGCTGGGAAATTCCATCTGTATCATCGTGGTATTCCCTCTATGGTAGTAGGGGTTGCTGCCCGCTATATCCATAGTCACACCTCTATGATTAGCAAACGTGATTTGGAAAACGGAATTCGCCTCTTGGTAGAAGTAATTAAGAAACTAAACACGGAAACCGTTCGACAGCTGACACACTATATAGGATGA
- a CDS encoding isochorismatase family protein, translated as MEKSAFLSYMRNDLEKNPVVSVEELVAKAGGIDHLYLVMVDIIKGFCEVGALSSPKVLEMVQPVQKLATKLQKMGLPSSNYLFLHDAHPSDAVEFGSFAPHCVRGTVEAEIVDSLRVFQEQKGSLTFYKNATNGMFGKNEDGLRFCDWLEKTLSKPNSLFLVVGDCTDLCIYQNAMSIRMLANELNANTSVYVSTEHVRTYDLPIETANQIGVMAHDADFLDTTFLYHMKLNGIEVVQKVK; from the coding sequence ATGGAGAAAAGTGCTTTTCTGTCGTATATGAGAAATGACTTGGAGAAAAATCCTGTCGTATCAGTAGAGGAACTGGTAGCAAAAGCAGGTGGGATCGATCATCTTTATCTTGTGATGGTGGATATTATCAAAGGTTTTTGTGAAGTAGGAGCTCTGTCGAGTCCGAAAGTATTGGAAATGGTACAACCTGTGCAGAAGCTAGCTACCAAACTTCAAAAGATGGGATTGCCTTCATCCAATTATCTTTTTTTACATGATGCTCATCCTAGCGATGCAGTTGAATTTGGATCCTTTGCACCTCATTGTGTTCGAGGAACTGTGGAAGCGGAGATAGTCGATTCACTACGCGTTTTTCAAGAACAAAAAGGTTCCCTCACTTTTTATAAAAATGCTACAAATGGAATGTTCGGTAAAAATGAAGATGGATTACGGTTTTGCGATTGGTTAGAAAAGACCCTTTCGAAGCCAAATAGTCTCTTTTTGGTAGTAGGGGATTGTACGGATCTCTGTATATATCAAAATGCCATGAGCATTCGCATGTTGGCAAATGAGTTAAACGCCAATACTTCCGTATATGTCTCAACTGAACATGTTCGAACGTATGATCTTCCAATCGAGACAGCGAACCAAATAGGAGTAATGGCACACGATGCTGATTTCTTAGACACAACATTTCTTTATCACATGAAGTTGAATGGAATAGAAGTAGTTCAGAAAGTAAAATAG
- a CDS encoding DedA family protein, producing MDQTWIEFLQQYGYIGIFLFLVVGIAGLPLPDEIMMTFLGYLTTTGKLDLLYTYLSSLLGSAAGITISFVIGSKFGYPFIKRYGSRFFITRRRLKVSQLLFRRYGNWLLLVGYFIPGVRHVTAYLAGITKTSFLRFAIFAYSGAVIWCATFIGLGHFLGSKWETAFALFHHYGIMIGVIVVVAIIVWLIVKMFFFGRKRVSDQKDL from the coding sequence ATGGATCAGACATGGATTGAATTCCTACAACAATATGGATATATAGGGATATTTTTATTTCTAGTTGTTGGGATTGCAGGACTCCCTTTGCCAGACGAGATCATGATGACCTTTCTGGGGTATTTAACGACTACAGGGAAGTTGGACTTGCTGTATACCTATCTCAGTTCTCTTCTGGGATCTGCGGCAGGGATCACGATCAGTTTTGTCATTGGGAGTAAATTCGGCTACCCTTTTATTAAGCGATATGGAAGTCGATTTTTTATTACTCGGCGAAGGCTGAAGGTCTCACAGCTTCTATTTCGCAGATATGGGAATTGGCTGTTATTGGTAGGCTATTTCATACCAGGTGTTCGGCATGTCACGGCTTATTTAGCTGGTATCACGAAAACCTCCTTCCTTCGCTTTGCTATATTTGCCTACAGTGGAGCAGTAATTTGGTGTGCAACTTTTATTGGATTGGGGCATTTTTTAGGTTCAAAATGGGAGACTGCATTTGCCCTGTTCCATCATTACGGCATTATGATTGGTGTTATTGTGGTAGTAGCTATTATCGTATGGCTCATTGTGAAGATGTTCTTTTTTGGACGTAAAAGGGTATCCGATCAAAAAGACCTTTAA
- the ftsW gene encoding putative lipid II flippase FtsW, with product MQRRKPDYWLILITFLLTGFGLVMVFSTSYYKGIIDHKDPYFYFVKQLTAAGIGIVLFFIVSNIPYRWYRKHIGKLLILVFGLLIAVLFTDRINGSRRWLELGSLSFQPSELAKLTVILYTASIMVKKQQVIHQFHRSVIPPLLVVGMICALLISQPHFSVTLIILLCSIVIMFVGGVPIRYFPMLALIGIPSLVGVLLLDGYRVERLQTLFNPFSDPTGAGLQISYSLYAIGPGGLTGVGLGNSMQKLAYLPEAYNDFIFSIVAEELGFLGAGVLLLLFILLLYRGIRIAIQAPDQFGTLVSIGILSLFSIQVIFNVGVVTAMLPVTGVPLPFISYGGTALMMNMITIGILTNISRYRFVSNKQQQQTATSNDSEQATTT from the coding sequence GTGCAACGTAGAAAGCCAGATTACTGGCTAATCTTGATCACCTTTTTATTGACTGGATTCGGTCTCGTGATGGTTTTTAGTACCAGCTATTATAAAGGGATCATCGATCATAAAGATCCATATTTTTATTTTGTCAAACAGTTGACCGCTGCAGGGATTGGGATCGTTCTCTTTTTTATTGTGTCGAATATCCCATACCGATGGTATCGAAAACATATAGGGAAACTATTGATTTTGGTGTTTGGTTTATTAATAGCAGTATTATTTACAGACAGAATAAACGGCTCTAGAAGATGGCTAGAGTTAGGATCACTCTCATTTCAACCTTCAGAGCTTGCTAAATTGACTGTCATTCTCTATACGGCATCGATCATGGTAAAAAAACAACAGGTGATCCATCAGTTCCATCGGTCCGTTATTCCACCATTGTTGGTCGTGGGTATGATCTGTGCCCTGCTTATTTCACAACCACATTTTAGCGTTACGTTAATAATACTTTTGTGTAGTATTGTCATTATGTTTGTTGGAGGGGTTCCCATCCGATATTTTCCGATGTTGGCCCTCATCGGCATTCCTTCCCTTGTCGGAGTTCTTTTATTAGATGGATACCGAGTAGAGCGTCTCCAGACCTTGTTTAATCCTTTTAGTGATCCTACCGGTGCTGGACTCCAAATCTCATACTCTCTCTACGCTATTGGACCAGGTGGACTAACAGGCGTTGGACTAGGTAACAGCATGCAAAAACTGGCTTATCTTCCTGAAGCTTATAATGACTTTATCTTTTCCATCGTTGCGGAAGAGCTTGGATTTCTTGGTGCTGGAGTTTTACTTCTTCTTTTCATTTTGCTTCTTTATCGGGGAATTCGAATCGCCATCCAAGCTCCAGATCAATTTGGTACCTTGGTCAGCATCGGGATTCTTTCCCTATTCAGCATCCAAGTTATCTTTAATGTTGGTGTAGTAACAGCCATGTTACCTGTCACAGGTGTTCCCCTTCCGTTTATCAGTTACGGTGGAACAGCACTGATGATGAATATGATTACAATAGGCATCTTAACTAACATTTCCCGTTATCGGTTTGTATCCAATAAACAACAACAGCAAACTGCCACTTCAAATGATTCAGAACAGGCAACCACCACATAA
- a CDS encoding zinc metallopeptidase, with protein MVWYLLMLVSIGITIWAQVKVQGNFSKWSQVRASSGLTGAEVARHILDRNGLSNVTIERIPGKLSDHYDPSARRIRLSEMVYDSNSIAAISVASHECGHALQHQESYGALVLRHRLVPVLQFTSGAAPWLLLAGIFFRATGLLFIGIVFFAVAVVFHLVTLPVEFNASARAKRILASEGFIRGAEDRGVDKVLDAAALTYIAGALVALMQLFYYIAIFLGQRNRD; from the coding sequence ATGGTTTGGTACCTTCTGATGCTAGTTAGCATCGGGATTACTATTTGGGCTCAAGTAAAAGTACAAGGTAATTTTTCGAAATGGTCGCAAGTCCGCGCTTCAAGTGGATTGACAGGTGCAGAAGTAGCAAGACATATTTTGGATCGAAATGGGTTATCTAATGTGACTATAGAACGGATCCCTGGTAAACTATCTGACCATTACGATCCAAGTGCGCGGAGAATACGTTTATCAGAAATGGTTTATGATTCTAACTCGATAGCTGCGATCTCAGTAGCAAGTCATGAGTGTGGTCATGCACTTCAGCATCAAGAAAGTTATGGAGCACTTGTCTTGCGCCATCGACTTGTTCCAGTTCTTCAATTTACATCAGGAGCAGCACCTTGGCTTCTTTTGGCAGGAATCTTTTTTCGCGCCACCGGATTATTGTTTATTGGGATTGTATTTTTTGCAGTTGCAGTTGTCTTTCATTTAGTTACCCTACCTGTTGAGTTCAATGCCAGTGCCAGAGCAAAACGGATTTTAGCTTCAGAAGGGTTCATCAGAGGAGCTGAAGATCGGGGAGTAGATAAAGTTCTCGATGCAGCCGCCCTTACCTATATTGCAGGGGCTCTTGTCGCTTTGATGCAATTATTTTACTATATCGCAATCTTCCTAGGACAGAGAAATAGGGACTAG
- a CDS encoding YhcN/YlaJ family sporulation lipoprotein, whose product MKGKKWLVPFGVVSILTIGTLGCAVDNNNNETGMGQNNRYPETTRVRNVTPVPPTDPDPTTPMDRNDDGQINNGGIDNDRTNNDRIMNYRASDRAAEALTKMKGVKSATVFIYRETAYVGATVDPAQSKTRSMDRKMKQSMLQQVKKVEPDVKSVYVSTAPSFVTELEKVNNDIRAGRPITNLDERIQNLISSTFPGNP is encoded by the coding sequence ATGAAAGGGAAAAAATGGCTAGTTCCATTTGGGGTAGTATCTATTTTGACGATTGGAACATTAGGATGTGCGGTAGATAATAATAACAACGAGACTGGCATGGGACAGAATAACCGATACCCAGAAACGACTCGTGTACGTAATGTTACACCTGTTCCTCCTACCGATCCAGATCCTACAACTCCCATGGATCGAAATGACGATGGTCAAATAAATAATGGTGGAATAGATAATGATCGTACAAATAATGACCGAATAATGAATTACCGAGCATCAGATCGAGCGGCAGAAGCGTTGACTAAAATGAAAGGTGTAAAAAGCGCAACTGTTTTTATTTATCGAGAGACTGCTTATGTAGGGGCAACAGTAGATCCAGCACAATCAAAAACTCGTAGTATGGATCGCAAGATGAAACAGAGTATGCTACAGCAAGTAAAAAAAGTGGAGCCTGATGTCAAATCAGTCTATGTCTCCACTGCACCTAGCTTTGTAACGGAACTGGAGAAAGTGAATAATGATATTCGTGCTGGTAGACCAATAACTAATTTAGATGAACGAATCCAAAACTTGATTTCGAGTACATTCCCAGGCAATCCTTAA
- a CDS encoding DivIVA domain-containing protein, with protein MKRLTPMEIFEKDFKTAMRGYDKEEVNEFLDRIIQSYEDIIQENERLKDELSAMSKGGFKKAPTSAGVAPNSAGVAPAIDLSEYDAVINEMLDRIERLERMVKPR; from the coding sequence GTGAAAAGACTAACCCCAATGGAAATTTTCGAAAAAGATTTTAAGACTGCGATGCGTGGTTACGATAAAGAAGAAGTAAACGAATTTTTGGATCGCATCATTCAAAGCTATGAAGATATCATTCAAGAGAATGAACGCCTCAAAGATGAATTATCAGCTATGTCCAAAGGAGGATTTAAAAAAGCTCCTACTAGTGCAGGAGTTGCTCCTAATAGTGCAGGCGTCGCTCCTGCTATCGACCTTAGTGAATATGATGCTGTTATCAATGAAATGTTAGATCGAATTGAGCGACTAGAAAGAATGGTCAAACCTAGATAG
- a CDS encoding O-methyltransferase has protein sequence MERKQVQSYLQALFVEELAGQQNVPERLAKHGLPQISVPKEVGKLLYLLVKISGSKRILEIGALGGYSTTWLARALPEKGSILSLELKEEHIQLAKQTVEDCNLSSKVNFRSGDAGENLAYLRDQGEKFDFVFIDADKPNYLKYLQMALEITNPGALLVTDNLLLNGRIFNDEDQNPSAVSVRMVNKWLAEEPRVESLLLPIGDGVGLARVKE, from the coding sequence ATGGAGAGAAAACAGGTCCAATCATACTTGCAAGCGCTCTTTGTGGAAGAATTAGCTGGGCAACAAAATGTTCCAGAGCGTTTGGCTAAACATGGTCTACCTCAAATATCGGTACCAAAGGAGGTAGGCAAACTTTTATATCTATTAGTGAAAATATCTGGTAGTAAGCGGATTTTGGAAATTGGAGCACTTGGAGGATATAGTACTACATGGCTAGCTCGTGCTTTACCAGAAAAAGGAAGCATTCTTTCGTTAGAGTTAAAAGAAGAACATATTCAACTAGCTAAACAGACCGTAGAGGATTGTAATTTGTCATCAAAAGTGAATTTTCGATCAGGAGATGCTGGGGAGAACTTAGCATATTTAAGAGATCAAGGTGAGAAGTTTGACTTTGTTTTTATTGATGCAGATAAGCCAAATTATCTAAAATACCTTCAGATGGCGTTAGAAATAACGAATCCAGGGGCGTTGCTAGTTACTGATAACTTATTGCTAAATGGTCGGATATTTAATGATGAGGATCAAAACCCCTCAGCAGTCTCCGTTCGTATGGTAAATAAATGGTTAGCAGAAGAACCTAGAGTAGAAAGTCTTCTGCTTCCTATTGGAGATGGAGTAGGATTAGCTCGAGTGAAAGAATAG
- a CDS encoding PGPGW domain-containing protein produces MKKLTTRKKIWLTILGYSFLVLGVLGLFLPFLQGILFLLIGLAILSKTTPWAHRLLEKFRAKHPKLAKQSDKLMIKLKLIANK; encoded by the coding sequence ATGAAAAAACTTACGACTCGAAAAAAAATCTGGTTAACGATTTTAGGATATAGTTTTTTGGTTTTAGGAGTATTAGGGTTGTTTCTTCCTTTTTTACAAGGGATTCTGTTTCTTCTAATCGGATTAGCTATTTTATCTAAAACTACTCCTTGGGCTCATCGTTTGCTAGAGAAATTTCGTGCCAAACATCCCAAACTGGCTAAGCAATCCGATAAATTAATGATAAAACTAAAACTAATAGCAAACAAGTAA
- a CDS encoding DUF6042 family protein translates to MGFVVTLLTTTVIKEEHLRIPPDFFYNAWNLLLPQGTLSVLLSVMAYVRQGLDKEEIYEVMTEEADLLELHPFSFIATPAFQTPEEKHHYTQRLNRETEVRKVLELSGFRYPRNIQDSITLLIKFGILIEVELDQREKIYLDMILHPFPRPEEYLTLDEQKLEEIQYGRIYRWY, encoded by the coding sequence ATGGGTTTTGTTGTAACATTATTGACCACCACTGTGATAAAAGAAGAACACCTCCGCATCCCACCGGATTTTTTTTATAATGCATGGAATCTTTTGTTACCACAAGGAACTTTATCAGTCCTCCTAAGTGTTATGGCATATGTTCGACAAGGATTAGACAAAGAGGAAATATACGAGGTTATGACAGAAGAAGCTGACTTATTGGAGTTACATCCTTTTTCTTTTATAGCCACTCCAGCATTTCAGACACCAGAAGAAAAGCATCACTACACACAGAGATTGAATCGCGAAACCGAAGTGAGAAAAGTATTGGAGCTTTCTGGTTTTCGTTATCCAAGAAATATACAAGACAGTATTACATTACTGATTAAATTTGGGATTCTAATTGAAGTAGAATTGGATCAACGAGAGAAGATTTATCTAGATATGATCTTACATCCGTTTCCCAGACCAGAGGAATATCTCACACTAGATGAGCAAAAACTTGAGGAAATACAGTATGGGCGAATCTATCGGTGGTATTGA